From Delphinus delphis chromosome X, mDelDel1.2, whole genome shotgun sequence, a single genomic window includes:
- the ARL13A gene encoding ADP-ribosylation factor-like protein 13A: MFRILTSCWPRVNATEETRRNVTIIIIGLDNSGKTVLVKAFQRLLPSRTGGSMKPELTTLLLDDYEVSVYDLNGDRNGREIWPSYYAQAHGLVFVLDSSDLSRMQEVKVILPHLLSDERVAGKPILFLANKQDKKDALLLRDITEYLLLERLTNKNQSLCRVEPCSAIKNRQRRNHEPIIGGLRWLLSAIGDKYEELCAHQQPLPSSIPAPKSTRGFGEICSSDSFTTRMGKSEEKRQHLGQHSMEPRPLKPILQKEGITRPKKNTSVTFALDEPKEEDECYGGNGACNTTEPGYNQSPQLHMLRKLFEVPLQSPYNSTYSIIISLRTPIVPVHRHSSHKMNLIPTERLKNS; this comes from the exons ATGTTCCGGATACTGACCTCCTGCTGGCCTCGTGTAAACGCAACTGAAGAGACACGAAG GAATGTGACCATCATTATCATTGGACTGGACAACTCAGGCAAAACTGTTCTTGTGAAGGCATTCCAGAGAC TACTCCCCAGTAGGACGGGCGGTAGTATGAAACCTGAACTGACCACACTCCTCCTGGATGATTATGAAGTTTCCGTCTATGATCTGAATGGAGACAGGAATGGCCGAGAAATCTGGCCAAGCTACTACGCGCAGGCACATGGACTTGTTTTTGTCCTGGATTCCAGTGACTTAAGCCGCATGCAGGAAGTGAAGGTCATCTTACCACACCTGCTGTCTGATGAAAGAGTGGCCGGGAAACCCATCCTATT CCTGGCCAACAAGCAAGACAAGAAGGACGCCTTGCTACTTCGTGATATTACTGAATATCTGCTGCTGGAAAGGCTAACAAACAAGAACCAGTCCCTGTGCCGAGTG GAGCCCTGTTCAGCCATCAAAAACCGCCAGAGAAGGAACCATGAGCCTATAATTGGAGGCCTGCGCTGGCTGTTATCTGCCATTGGGGATAAATATGAAGAGCTGTGTGCTCACCAACAGCCACTCCCATCGAGCATCCCAGCCCCCAAGAGCACCAGAGGCTTTGGGGAAATATGCTCATCAGACAG CTTCACTACCAGGATGGGAAAGTCCGAAGAAAAAAGACAGCACCTAGGACAACACTCAATGGAACCTAGGCCTCTAAAGCCAATCCTACAG AAAGAAGGTATAACAAGACCTAAAAAGAACACATCAGTAACATTTGCTTTAGACGAACCCAAGGAGGAGGATGAATGTTATGGGGGAAATGGAGCTTGTAACACCACTGAGCCTGGCTACAATCAGAGTCCCCAGCTCCATATGCTGAGGAAGCTTTTTGAAG TACCTCTACAGTCCCCCTACAACTCCACCTACTCTATCATAATATCCCTGAGAACTCCCATTGTGCCTGTACATCGACATTCGAGCCATAAAATGAATCTTATCCCCACCGAGAGGCTCAAGAACAGTTAG